From the Musa acuminata AAA Group cultivar baxijiao chromosome BXJ1-2, Cavendish_Baxijiao_AAA, whole genome shotgun sequence genome, one window contains:
- the LOC135606436 gene encoding protein DETOXIFICATION 40-like, whose amino-acid sequence MDSAATLSSPLLSPTGDDDVDQPLPPSTPPAMADEGEAHGASGQLEIVLNDASIPWARRMWLASLIEMKLLVFLAAPAVMVYMINYVMSMSTQIFSGHLGNLELAAASLGNTGIQIFAYGLMLGMGSAVETLCGQAYGAHKYEMLGIYMQRSTVLLMATGVPLAVIYAFSRPILVLLGESPEIAKAASIFVYGLIPQIFAYAANFPIQKFLQAQSIVAPSAYISAATLAVHLLLSWVAVYKIGLGLFGASLVLSLSWWIIVAAQFMYIVTSRRCRFTWMGFTWQAFSGLPEFFRLSSASAVMLCLETWYFQVLVLIAGLLENPELSLDSLSVCMTISGWIFMISVGFNAAASVRVSNELGAGNPKSAAFSVIVVTMMSFIISVIAAVIVLCLRDYISYAFTEGETVARAVSDLCPLLAITLILNGIQPVLSGVAVGCGWQAFVAYVNVGCYYIVGVPFGSLLGFKFGLGAKGIWGGMIGGTIMQTLILMWVTFRTDWNKEVEEAKKRLNKWDGKKEEPLLS is encoded by the exons ATGGATTCTGCTGCCACGCTCTCCTCCCCTCTGTTGTCCCCCACCGGCGACGACGACGTTGACCAGCCCCTGCCGCCGTCGACGCCTCCGGCCATGGCCGACGAGGGCGAGGCCCACGGAGCCAGCGGGCAGCTGGAGATCGTGCTGAACGACGCGTCCATCCCATGGGCTCGCCGCATGTGGCTGGCCTCCCTCATCGAGATGAAGCTGCTGGTCTTCCTCGCCGCCCCCGCCGTGATGGTGTACATGATCAACTACGTCATGTCCATGTCCACCCAGATCTTCTCCGGCCACCTCGGCAACCTCGAGCTCGCCGCCGCCTCCCTCGGCAACACCGGCATCCAAATCTTCGCCTACGGCCTCATG CTGGGAATGGGGAGTGCGGTGGAGACGCTCTGCGGGCAGGCGTACGGAGCCCACAAGTACGAGATGCTGGGAATATATATGCAGCGGTCGACGGTGCTGCTGATGGCCACCGGCGTGCCGCTGGCGGTGATCTACGCCTTCTCGCGGCCGATCCTGGTGCTGCTGGGGGAGTCGCCGGAGATCGCCAAGGCGGCGTCGATCTTCGTCTACGGGCTGATCCCGCAGATCTTCGCCTACGCCGCCAACTTCCCCATCCAGAAGTTCCTGCAGGCGCAGAGCATCGTGGCGCCGAGCGCTTACATCTCTGCGGCCACGCTGGCGGTGCACCTGCTGCTGAGCTGGGTGGCGGTGTACAAGATTGGGCTGGGCCTGTTTGGGGCGTCGCTGGTGCTCAGCCTGTCGTGGTGGATCATAGTGGCGGCCCAGTTCATGTACATCGTCACCAGCCGGCGGTGCCGGTTCACGTGGATGGGGTTCACCTGGCAGGCCTTCTCAGGGCTGCCCGAGTTCTTCCGGCTCTCCTCGGCCTCCGCCGTGATGCTGTGCTTGGAGACCTGGTACTTCCAGGTCCTGGTCCTCATCGCCGGTCTGCTGGAGAACCCTGAGCTGTCCCTTGATTCCCTTTCTGTGTG CATGACAATTTCCGGTTGGATATTTATGATCTCGGTTGGTTTTAATGCAGCTGCGAG TGTACGTGTAAGCAATGAGCTTGGTGCTGGCAATCCAAAGTCGGCTGCATTTTCGGTGATCGTCGTGACCATGATGTCTTTCATAATATCCGTTATAGCAGCAGTAATCGTCCTTTGCCTTCGGGACTACATCAGCTATGCCTTCACTGAGGGTGAGACTGTTGCTCGTGCTGTCTCTGATCTCTGTCCCTTGCTTGCCATCACCCTTATCCTCAACGGTATCCAGCCTGTGCTATCTG GTGTTGCTGTTGGCTGTGGATGGCAAGCTTTTGTGGCATATGTCAATGTTGGCTGTTATTACATAGTTGGTGTCCCATTCGGTTCTCTCCTTGGCTTCAAATTTGGCCTCGGAGCGAAG GGAATATGGGGGGGTATGATTGGTGGAACTATAATGCAGACCCTTATTCTGATGTGGGTCACTTTCCGAACCGACTGGAACAAAGAG GTGGAAGAAGCTAAGAAGAGACTGAACAAGTGGGACGGCAAGAAGGAAGAGCCCCTTCTATCCTAG
- the LOC103975583 gene encoding protein THYLAKOID ASSEMBLY 8-like, chloroplastic, whose product MAIRAAVSRLKPASFPSSYTELLRIILVANPSQQQITRLPLLYSPRARIGEGTTAALELRRKYHDGRPRGPLWRGKKMIGKEALFVILGLKRFKDDEEKLGKFIKTHVLRLLKMDKIAVLVELERQEEIDLALKMFRIIQEEDWYKPDVYLYKDLIVALAKCKKMEEAMRIWESMRKEELFPDSQTYAEVIRGFLRYGSPADAMNIYEDMMKSPEPPEELPFRILLKGLLPHPLLRNRVKQDFEELFPERHIYDPPEEIFGMR is encoded by the exons ATGGCGATTCGAGCCGCCGTGTCCCGACTAAAACCCGCATCCTTCCCCTCCTCCTATACGGAACTGCTTCGAATCATCCTCGTTGCGAACCCCTCGCAGCAGCAGATAACTCGTCTTCCTCTCCTTTATTCGCCGCGGGCAAGGATCGGAGAAGGGACGACGGCGGCGCTGGAGTTGAGGCGGAAATACCACGACGGCCGGCCCAGGGGGCCGCTGTGGAGGGGGAAGAAGATGATAGGCAAGGAAGCGCTGTTCGTCATCCTGGGGCTCAAGAGGTTCAAGGACGACGAGGAGAAGCTGGGCAAGTTCATCAAGACCCACGTTCTCCGGCTGCTCAAGATGGACAAGATCGCCGTCCTTGTCGAGCTCGAGCGCCAGGAGGAGATCGATTTGGCGCTTAAG ATGTTTAGGATTATACAGGAGGAGGATTGGTACAAACCAGATGTATAtttgtacaaggatttgattgtaGCTCTTGCGAAGTGTAAGAAGATGGAAGAGGCCATGCGAATATGGGAAAGTATGCGGAAAGAGGAATTGTTTCCTGATTCCCAGACGTATGCTGAGGTAATCAGGGGATTTCTGAGATACGGATCACCTGCGGATGCCATGAACATCTATGAGGACATGATGAAGTCTCCAGAGCCTCCAGAAGAATTGCCTTTCAGGATACTGTTGAAGGGGCTTCTGCCACACCCGTTGCTTAGGAATAGAGTGAAACAAGATTTCGAGGAGCTATTTCCAGAGCGACACATTTATGACCCACCAGAAGAGATCTTTGGCATGAGATGA